The following coding sequences are from one Ornithodoros turicata isolate Travis chromosome 1, ASM3712646v1, whole genome shotgun sequence window:
- the LOC135374470 gene encoding sodium-dependent glucose transporter 1B-like, whose translation MSPKKPLVLALAHTTALNLGCAGLGFILSLTGVALLDLQELYDTSIGAVSHLMTSRSVGTLVGSLVGGHLFDTCNKQLLITLTVALMSGTFVFLPLSVNLYLAYLASFLNGVGLGAFDTGAQVLLIKLWPANPGPAQHIYHFCFGVGSLLAPLLAQPFLSVDAHDSEPHATSNHSLFSTPPTVDDFPVTSRSSATTPESRIHYAFLAVTIYLAAVVVFLAVLYMVDKRKNEDTAVPQTNDTDAVQSSAASDVRFSRILIGLAGAYIAAYVTMECAYGHMLTTFGVKSDLHMPKSTAVYLTEFFFATFTAARVLAALVSMKVSPYGMLLASNVTLLFAFCALSVWGAKSITVLWVGTALSGLGQAAIYGGVVSFCADYMEVTNKMMSVIIFTDGFGAMLAPVLVGSFIEGFPMMLMYLCLALATAMSIIFIVLHLLTRNRNKLKGSSETENGNDAVKVQTND comes from the exons GGTTTCATCCTGTCACTGACGGGAGTTGCCCTGCTGGACCTGCAGGAACTGTATGACACCAGCATCGGAGCGGTGTCCCATCTGATGACCAGCCGGTCTGTCGGAACCCTCGTAGGATCTCTTGTTG GAGGTCACCTGTTCGACACCTGTAACAAACAATTGCTGATAACCCTCACTGTGGCGTTGATGTCTGGCACCTTCGTGTTCCTGCCGTTAAGTGTGAACCTCTACTTGGCTTATCTCGCCAGCTTCTTGAATGGCGTCGGACTAGGTGCCTTTGACACAG GTGCCCAGGTCCTGCTCATCAAATTGTGGCCAGCCAATCCAGGACCGGCACAGCATATCTACCACTTCTGCTTCGGCGTGGGATCTCTGTTGGCTCCGTTACTCGCCCAGCCTTTCCTTTCTGTCGACGCTCACGACAGCGAACCACATGCCACCTCCAACCATTCGCTATTCAGCACGCCGCCAACTGTGGACGACTTCCCAGTCACCAGCCGTTCTTCAGCAACTACACCGGAATCCAGAATTCACTATGCCTTTCTCGCCGTCACCATCTACCTTGCTGCGGTTGTCGTCTTTCTTGCTGTCCTCTACATGGTTGATAAGAGGAAGAACGAGGACACAGCGGTTCCTCAGACGAATGACACAGACGCTGTTCAATCATCCGCCGCCAGTGACGTCCGGTTCTCAAGAATTCTTATAGGCCTAGCGGGAGCCTACATAGCTGCCTACGTAACCATGGAATGCGCCTATGGACACATGTTGACGACCTTTGGTGTGAAGAGCGACCTGCACATGCCGAAGTCCACCGCTGTGTACCTAACGGAATTCTTCTTCGCAACGTTCACTGCGGCGAGAGTGCTTGCAGCACTGGTTTCCATGAAGGTGTCTCCCTATGGAATGCTACTCGCGTCAAACGTGACATTACTCTTTGCCTTCTGTGCGCTGTCGGTGTGGGGCGCAAAGTCTATCACGGTACTGTGGGTTGGAACGGCCCTATCTGGCCTGGGACAAGCGGCCATCTACGGTGGTGTGGTCTCCTTCTGTGCTGACTACATGGAAGTGACCAACAAGATGATGTCCGTGATTATATTTACGGACGGCTTTGGCGCCATGCTCGCACCAGTGCTAGTCGGATCGTTCATAGAAGGTTTCCCAATGATGTTGATGTACTTGTGCTTGGCGTTGGCGACAGCGATGAGTATCATCTTCATTGTGCTGCACCTGCTCACTAGAAACCGGAACAAGCTTAAGGGTAGTTCAGAGACAGAAAACGGAAATGACGCTGTTAAAGTGCAAACGAATGACTAA